A part of Populus alba chromosome 8, ASM523922v2, whole genome shotgun sequence genomic DNA contains:
- the LOC118045027 gene encoding phospholipid-transporting ATPase 1 isoform X2 — protein sequence MDSRNPFEEEISLNQRKGGNSVREVRHGSRGGDIELLGLSQKEIGDDDARLVYLNDPVKSNERYEFAGNSIRTSKYSVFSFLPRNLFRQFHRVAYIYFLIIAVLNQLPQLAVFGRGASIMPLAFVLSVTAVKDAYEDWRRHRSDRVENNRLAWVLVDDEFRQKKWKDIQVGEILKIQANETFPCDIVLLSTSEPTGVAFVQTVNLDGESNLKTRYAKQETISKIPGEEMINGLIKCEMPNRNIYGFQANMEVDGKRLSLGPSNILLRGCELKNTAWAIGVAVYCGRETKAMLNSSGAPSKRSQLETHMNFETIILSLFLTFLCSVVSICAAVWLRRRKDELDILPFYRRKDFAHGAPQNFNYYGWGLEIFFTFLMSVIVFQIMIPISLYISMELVRVGQAYFMIRDMLLYDEESNSRFQCRSLNINEDLGQIKYVFSDKTGTLTENKMEFQRASIWGVDYSDGRTVSRNDPVQVDGNILQPKMEVKVDPQLLELSRSGKDTKGAKHVHDFLLALAACNTIVPLVVDDTSDSTVKLLDYQGESPDEQALAYAAAAYGFMLTERTSGHIVINIQGERQRFNVLGLHEFDSDRKRMSVILGCPDKTVKVFVKGADTSMFSVIDRSLNTNIIHATEAHLQTYSSMGLRTLVFGIRELNNSEFEQWHLAFEAASTAIIGRAALLRKVANNVENSLTILGASAIEDKLQQGVPEAIESLRTAGIKAWVLTGDKQETAISIGYSSKLLTSKMTSIIINSNSKQSSRKNLEDALVTSKKLTITSGITHNTGASNAASVNPAALIIDGTSLVHILDSELEELLFELASKCSVVLCCRVAPLQKAGIVALVKNRTRDMTLAIGDGANDVSMIQMADVGVGISGREGQQAVMASDFAMGQFRFLVPLLLVHGHWNYQRMGYMILYNFYRNAVFVLVLFWYVIFTSFTLTTAITEWSSMLYSIIYTALPTIVVGILDKDLSRRTLLKYPQLYGAGHRQEAYNSKLFWLTMIDTLWQSVAVFSIPLFAYWASSIDGSSIGDLWTLAVVILVNLHLAMDIFRWSWITHAVIWGSIIATFICVIVIDAVPIFTGYWAIFHVAKTELFWLCLLAIVLAALIPRYVVKLLYQYYSPCDIQIAREAEKFGSPRESRNTKIETNPILGSPHR from the exons ATGGATTCTCGAAACCCATTTGAGGAGGAGATCTCATTGAATCAAAGGAAGGGAGGGAATTCAGTTAGGGAAGTGAGGCATGGATCAAGAGGGGGTGATATAGAGTTGTTGGGTTTGTCGCAGAAAGagattggtgatgatgatgctAGATTGGTTTACTTGAACGATCCTGTAAAGAGTAATGAGAGATACGAGTTTGCTGGTAATTCGATTCGAACTAGTAAATATTCAGTGTTTTCATTTCTTCCGAGGAATTTGTTTCGACAGTTTCATAGAGTAGCGTACATTTATTTTCTCATCATCGCTGTGCTTAATCAGCTTCCTCAGCTGGCAGTCTTCGGCCGGGGAGCTTCCATCATGCCACTTGCATTCGTGCTGTCAGTTACGGCAGTCAAGGATGCTTACGAGGATTGGAGGAGGCATAGGTCAGAtagagttgagaataatagattAGCTTGGGTTTTAGTTGATGATGAATTTCGAcaaaagaaatggaaggatatTCAGGTTGGTGAGATACTCAAGATTCAGGCTAATGAAACCTTTCCTTGTGATATTGTACTTCTCTCAACTAGTGAGCCAACTGGGGTTGCTTTTGTGCAGACTGTAAATTTGGATGGAGAATCGAATTTGAAGACTCGGTATGCAAAGCAAGAGACCATTTCAAAGATTCCTGGAGAGGAAATGATTAATGGGTTGATTAAGTGCGAGATGCCTAATAGAAACATATATGGATTTCAGGCAAACATGGAAGTTGACGGGAAAAGATTGTCACTTGGGCCCTCGAACATTCTTCTTCGTGGTTGTGAGCTCAAGAATACTGCTTGGGCAATTGGAGTTGCTGTTTATTGTGGCCGTGAAACCAAGGCCATGCTTAACAGCTCAGGAGCTCCATCTAAAAGGAGCCAGCTTGAGACACATATGAACTTTGAGACCATCATACTCTCTCTGTTCCTTACTTTTTTGTGTAGTGTTGTTTCTATATGCGCTGCTGTGTGGTTAAGGCGCCGTAAGGATGAGTTAGATATCTTGCCTTTTTATAGGAGAAAGGACTTTGCACACGGGGCTCCAcagaattttaattattatggatGGGGGTTGGAGATATTTTTTACATTCCTCATGTCAGTTATTGTATTCCAAATCATGATCCCTATTTCTTTGTACATTTCCATGGAGCTTGTCCGTGTTGGTCAGGCTTATTTTATGATTCGAGATATGCTACTGTATGACGAGGAGTCAAATTCAAGATTTCAGTGCCGGtctttaaatattaatgagGACTTGGGGCAAATAAAGTATGTTTTCTCTGACAAAACTGGCACTCTTACTGAGAACAAGATGGAATTTCAACGTGCGAGCATATGGGGAGTAGATTACAGTGATGGGAGAACCGTTTCACGAAATGATCCTGTTCAAG TGGATGGGAACATTTTGCAGCCAAAGATGGAGGTGAAGGTTGACCCTCAGCTTCTAGAGTTATCAAGAAGTGGAAAGGATACGAAGGGAGCCAAACATGTTCATGATTTCCTCCTTGCATTGGCAGCATGTAACACAATCGTGCCTCTTGTTGTCGATGACACATCTGATTCTACAGTAAAGTTGTTGGATTACCAAGGGGAGTCTCCGGATGAGCAAGCACTCGCTTATGCTGCTGCTGCATATGGTTTTATGCTTACAGAACGAACTTCTGGTCATATAGTTATTAATATTCAAGGAGAAAGACAGAG GTTCAATGTTTTGGGTTTGCATGAGTTTGATAGTGACCGGAAGAGGATGTCGGTCATATTGGGATGCCCTGACAAGACTGTGAAAGTCTTTGTGAAAGGTGCTGACACATCCATGTTTAGTGTGATAGATAGATCTCTGAACACGAACATTATACATGCAACTGAAGCCCATCTTCAGACTTACTCCTCAATGGGATTGAGAACACTTGTTTTTGGGATCCGTGAATTGAATAATTCAGAGTTTGAGCAGTGGCACTTAGCCTTTGAGGCAGCCAGCACAGCTATAATTGGCAGGGCAGCTTTGCTTCGCAAGGTTGCTAACAATGTTGAAAACAGTCTGACCATACTCGGTGCTTCTGCTATTGAAGATAAACTGCAACAAGGGGTGCCAGAAGCCATAGAATCTTTGAGGACAGCAGGGATCAAAGCATGGGTTTTAACTGGGGACAAGCAAGAAACTGCTATATCAATTGGCTACTCCTCAAAGCTCCTGACAAGCAAAATGACCTCAATTATAATCAATAGCAACTCTAAGCAGTCTTCAAGGAAGAATTTAGAAGATGCCTTGGTTACATCTAAGAAGCTCACGATCACATCTGGGATAACACACAATACTGGGGCAAGTAATGCAGCTTCTGTGAATCCAGCGGCATTGATTATTGATGGCACCAGCCTTGTCCATATACTTGACAGTGAACTTGAAGAACTG CTCTTTGAATTAGCCAGTAAATGTTCTGTGGTTCTGTGTTGCCGAGTGGCTCCATTGCAAAAAGCTGGAATTGTTGCCCTTGTGAAGAACAGGACTCGTGACATGACACTTGCCATTGGAGATG GTGCAAATGATGTCTCAATGATCCAAATGGCCGATGTTGGAGTTGGCATTAGTGGGCGAGAGGGTCAGCAAGCAGTAATGGCATCAGATTTTGCAATGGGGCAGTTCAGATTCTTAGTTCCACTTTTATTGGTCCATGGACATTGGAATTACCAGCGGATGGGATATATGATACTATATAATTTTTACAGGAATGCagtgtttgttcttgttttgttttg GTATGTAATCTTTACTTCTTTCACTTTGACGACTGCAATCACTGAGTGGAGCAGCATGTTGTATTCTATTATCTACACAGCATTGCCTACCATTGTAGTTGGTATTCTTGACAAGGACCTAAGTAGAAGGACTCTCCTAAAGTATCCCCAGCTTTATGGAGCAGGGCACAGACAAGAGGCCTACAACTCTAAGTTGTTTTGGCTGACAATGATCGACACCTTGTGGCAGAGTGTGGCTGTCTTTTCCATCCCTCTCTTTGCATACTGGGCCAGCAGCATTGACGGATCAAGTATAGGAGATCTGTGGACGCTTGCAGTGGTCATTTTGGTTAATTTGCACCTGGCCATGGACATCTTCCGGTGGAGTTGGATTACTCATGCAGTTATATGGGGATCTATAATTGCAACTTTCATTTGTGTCATTGTCATTGATGCTGTGCCTATTTTCACTGGTTACTG GGCCATCTTCCATGTTGCAAAGACAGAATTGTTTTGGTTGTGCTTACTCGCTATAGTTTTAGCAGCTCTGATTCCTCGATACGTTGTAAAATTGCTGTATCAGTACTATAGTCCTTGTGATATTCAGATTGCAAGAGAAGCTGAGAAGTTTGGGAGTCCAAGGGAGTCGCGGAAtacaaaaatagaaacaaatccGATATTGGGATCTCCACATAGATGA
- the LOC118045027 gene encoding phospholipid-transporting ATPase 1 isoform X3 gives MDSRNPFEEEISLNQRKGGNSVREVRHGSRGGDIELLGLSQKEIGDDDARLVYLNDPVKSNERYEFAGNSIRTSKYSVFSFLPRNLFRQFHRVAYIYFLIIAVLNQLPQLAVFGRGASIMPLAFVLSVTAVKDAYEDWRRHRSDRVENNRLAWVLVDDEFRQKKWKDIQTVNLDGESNLKTRYAKQETISKIPGEEMINGLIKCEMPNRNIYGFQANMEVDGKRLSLGPSNILLRGCELKNTAWAIGVAVYCGRETKAMLNSSGAPSKRSQLETHMNFETIILSLFLTFLCSVVSICAAVWLRRRKDELDILPFYRRKDFAHGAPQNFNYYGWGLEIFFTFLMSVIVFQIMIPISLYISMELVRVGQAYFMIRDMLLYDEESNSRFQCRSLNINEDLGQIKYVFSDKTGTLTENKMEFQRASIWGVDYSDGRTVSRNDPVQAVDGNILQPKMEVKVDPQLLELSRSGKDTKGAKHVHDFLLALAACNTIVPLVVDDTSDSTVKLLDYQGESPDEQALAYAAAAYGFMLTERTSGHIVINIQGERQRFNVLGLHEFDSDRKRMSVILGCPDKTVKVFVKGADTSMFSVIDRSLNTNIIHATEAHLQTYSSMGLRTLVFGIRELNNSEFEQWHLAFEAASTAIIGRAALLRKVANNVENSLTILGASAIEDKLQQGVPEAIESLRTAGIKAWVLTGDKQETAISIGYSSKLLTSKMTSIIINSNSKQSSRKNLEDALVTSKKLTITSGITHNTGASNAASVNPAALIIDGTSLVHILDSELEELLFELASKCSVVLCCRVAPLQKAGIVALVKNRTRDMTLAIGDGANDVSMIQMADVGVGISGREGQQAVMASDFAMGQFRFLVPLLLVHGHWNYQRMGYMILYNFYRNAVFVLVLFWYVIFTSFTLTTAITEWSSMLYSIIYTALPTIVVGILDKDLSRRTLLKYPQLYGAGHRQEAYNSKLFWLTMIDTLWQSVAVFSIPLFAYWASSIDGSSIGDLWTLAVVILVNLHLAMDIFRWSWITHAVIWGSIIATFICVIVIDAVPIFTGYWAIFHVAKTELFWLCLLAIVLAALIPRYVVKLLYQYYSPCDIQIAREAEKFGSPRESRNTKIETNPILGSPHR, from the exons ATGGATTCTCGAAACCCATTTGAGGAGGAGATCTCATTGAATCAAAGGAAGGGAGGGAATTCAGTTAGGGAAGTGAGGCATGGATCAAGAGGGGGTGATATAGAGTTGTTGGGTTTGTCGCAGAAAGagattggtgatgatgatgctAGATTGGTTTACTTGAACGATCCTGTAAAGAGTAATGAGAGATACGAGTTTGCTGGTAATTCGATTCGAACTAGTAAATATTCAGTGTTTTCATTTCTTCCGAGGAATTTGTTTCGACAGTTTCATAGAGTAGCGTACATTTATTTTCTCATCATCGCTGTGCTTAATCAGCTTCCTCAGCTGGCAGTCTTCGGCCGGGGAGCTTCCATCATGCCACTTGCATTCGTGCTGTCAGTTACGGCAGTCAAGGATGCTTACGAGGATTGGAGGAGGCATAGGTCAGAtagagttgagaataatagattAGCTTGGGTTTTAGTTGATGATGAATTTCGAcaaaagaaatggaaggatatTCAG ACTGTAAATTTGGATGGAGAATCGAATTTGAAGACTCGGTATGCAAAGCAAGAGACCATTTCAAAGATTCCTGGAGAGGAAATGATTAATGGGTTGATTAAGTGCGAGATGCCTAATAGAAACATATATGGATTTCAGGCAAACATGGAAGTTGACGGGAAAAGATTGTCACTTGGGCCCTCGAACATTCTTCTTCGTGGTTGTGAGCTCAAGAATACTGCTTGGGCAATTGGAGTTGCTGTTTATTGTGGCCGTGAAACCAAGGCCATGCTTAACAGCTCAGGAGCTCCATCTAAAAGGAGCCAGCTTGAGACACATATGAACTTTGAGACCATCATACTCTCTCTGTTCCTTACTTTTTTGTGTAGTGTTGTTTCTATATGCGCTGCTGTGTGGTTAAGGCGCCGTAAGGATGAGTTAGATATCTTGCCTTTTTATAGGAGAAAGGACTTTGCACACGGGGCTCCAcagaattttaattattatggatGGGGGTTGGAGATATTTTTTACATTCCTCATGTCAGTTATTGTATTCCAAATCATGATCCCTATTTCTTTGTACATTTCCATGGAGCTTGTCCGTGTTGGTCAGGCTTATTTTATGATTCGAGATATGCTACTGTATGACGAGGAGTCAAATTCAAGATTTCAGTGCCGGtctttaaatattaatgagGACTTGGGGCAAATAAAGTATGTTTTCTCTGACAAAACTGGCACTCTTACTGAGAACAAGATGGAATTTCAACGTGCGAGCATATGGGGAGTAGATTACAGTGATGGGAGAACCGTTTCACGAAATGATCCTGTTCAAG CAGTGGATGGGAACATTTTGCAGCCAAAGATGGAGGTGAAGGTTGACCCTCAGCTTCTAGAGTTATCAAGAAGTGGAAAGGATACGAAGGGAGCCAAACATGTTCATGATTTCCTCCTTGCATTGGCAGCATGTAACACAATCGTGCCTCTTGTTGTCGATGACACATCTGATTCTACAGTAAAGTTGTTGGATTACCAAGGGGAGTCTCCGGATGAGCAAGCACTCGCTTATGCTGCTGCTGCATATGGTTTTATGCTTACAGAACGAACTTCTGGTCATATAGTTATTAATATTCAAGGAGAAAGACAGAG GTTCAATGTTTTGGGTTTGCATGAGTTTGATAGTGACCGGAAGAGGATGTCGGTCATATTGGGATGCCCTGACAAGACTGTGAAAGTCTTTGTGAAAGGTGCTGACACATCCATGTTTAGTGTGATAGATAGATCTCTGAACACGAACATTATACATGCAACTGAAGCCCATCTTCAGACTTACTCCTCAATGGGATTGAGAACACTTGTTTTTGGGATCCGTGAATTGAATAATTCAGAGTTTGAGCAGTGGCACTTAGCCTTTGAGGCAGCCAGCACAGCTATAATTGGCAGGGCAGCTTTGCTTCGCAAGGTTGCTAACAATGTTGAAAACAGTCTGACCATACTCGGTGCTTCTGCTATTGAAGATAAACTGCAACAAGGGGTGCCAGAAGCCATAGAATCTTTGAGGACAGCAGGGATCAAAGCATGGGTTTTAACTGGGGACAAGCAAGAAACTGCTATATCAATTGGCTACTCCTCAAAGCTCCTGACAAGCAAAATGACCTCAATTATAATCAATAGCAACTCTAAGCAGTCTTCAAGGAAGAATTTAGAAGATGCCTTGGTTACATCTAAGAAGCTCACGATCACATCTGGGATAACACACAATACTGGGGCAAGTAATGCAGCTTCTGTGAATCCAGCGGCATTGATTATTGATGGCACCAGCCTTGTCCATATACTTGACAGTGAACTTGAAGAACTG CTCTTTGAATTAGCCAGTAAATGTTCTGTGGTTCTGTGTTGCCGAGTGGCTCCATTGCAAAAAGCTGGAATTGTTGCCCTTGTGAAGAACAGGACTCGTGACATGACACTTGCCATTGGAGATG GTGCAAATGATGTCTCAATGATCCAAATGGCCGATGTTGGAGTTGGCATTAGTGGGCGAGAGGGTCAGCAAGCAGTAATGGCATCAGATTTTGCAATGGGGCAGTTCAGATTCTTAGTTCCACTTTTATTGGTCCATGGACATTGGAATTACCAGCGGATGGGATATATGATACTATATAATTTTTACAGGAATGCagtgtttgttcttgttttgttttg GTATGTAATCTTTACTTCTTTCACTTTGACGACTGCAATCACTGAGTGGAGCAGCATGTTGTATTCTATTATCTACACAGCATTGCCTACCATTGTAGTTGGTATTCTTGACAAGGACCTAAGTAGAAGGACTCTCCTAAAGTATCCCCAGCTTTATGGAGCAGGGCACAGACAAGAGGCCTACAACTCTAAGTTGTTTTGGCTGACAATGATCGACACCTTGTGGCAGAGTGTGGCTGTCTTTTCCATCCCTCTCTTTGCATACTGGGCCAGCAGCATTGACGGATCAAGTATAGGAGATCTGTGGACGCTTGCAGTGGTCATTTTGGTTAATTTGCACCTGGCCATGGACATCTTCCGGTGGAGTTGGATTACTCATGCAGTTATATGGGGATCTATAATTGCAACTTTCATTTGTGTCATTGTCATTGATGCTGTGCCTATTTTCACTGGTTACTG GGCCATCTTCCATGTTGCAAAGACAGAATTGTTTTGGTTGTGCTTACTCGCTATAGTTTTAGCAGCTCTGATTCCTCGATACGTTGTAAAATTGCTGTATCAGTACTATAGTCCTTGTGATATTCAGATTGCAAGAGAAGCTGAGAAGTTTGGGAGTCCAAGGGAGTCGCGGAAtacaaaaatagaaacaaatccGATATTGGGATCTCCACATAGATGA
- the LOC118045027 gene encoding phospholipid-transporting ATPase 1 isoform X1 gives MDSRNPFEEEISLNQRKGGNSVREVRHGSRGGDIELLGLSQKEIGDDDARLVYLNDPVKSNERYEFAGNSIRTSKYSVFSFLPRNLFRQFHRVAYIYFLIIAVLNQLPQLAVFGRGASIMPLAFVLSVTAVKDAYEDWRRHRSDRVENNRLAWVLVDDEFRQKKWKDIQVGEILKIQANETFPCDIVLLSTSEPTGVAFVQTVNLDGESNLKTRYAKQETISKIPGEEMINGLIKCEMPNRNIYGFQANMEVDGKRLSLGPSNILLRGCELKNTAWAIGVAVYCGRETKAMLNSSGAPSKRSQLETHMNFETIILSLFLTFLCSVVSICAAVWLRRRKDELDILPFYRRKDFAHGAPQNFNYYGWGLEIFFTFLMSVIVFQIMIPISLYISMELVRVGQAYFMIRDMLLYDEESNSRFQCRSLNINEDLGQIKYVFSDKTGTLTENKMEFQRASIWGVDYSDGRTVSRNDPVQAVDGNILQPKMEVKVDPQLLELSRSGKDTKGAKHVHDFLLALAACNTIVPLVVDDTSDSTVKLLDYQGESPDEQALAYAAAAYGFMLTERTSGHIVINIQGERQRFNVLGLHEFDSDRKRMSVILGCPDKTVKVFVKGADTSMFSVIDRSLNTNIIHATEAHLQTYSSMGLRTLVFGIRELNNSEFEQWHLAFEAASTAIIGRAALLRKVANNVENSLTILGASAIEDKLQQGVPEAIESLRTAGIKAWVLTGDKQETAISIGYSSKLLTSKMTSIIINSNSKQSSRKNLEDALVTSKKLTITSGITHNTGASNAASVNPAALIIDGTSLVHILDSELEELLFELASKCSVVLCCRVAPLQKAGIVALVKNRTRDMTLAIGDGANDVSMIQMADVGVGISGREGQQAVMASDFAMGQFRFLVPLLLVHGHWNYQRMGYMILYNFYRNAVFVLVLFWYVIFTSFTLTTAITEWSSMLYSIIYTALPTIVVGILDKDLSRRTLLKYPQLYGAGHRQEAYNSKLFWLTMIDTLWQSVAVFSIPLFAYWASSIDGSSIGDLWTLAVVILVNLHLAMDIFRWSWITHAVIWGSIIATFICVIVIDAVPIFTGYWAIFHVAKTELFWLCLLAIVLAALIPRYVVKLLYQYYSPCDIQIAREAEKFGSPRESRNTKIETNPILGSPHR, from the exons ATGGATTCTCGAAACCCATTTGAGGAGGAGATCTCATTGAATCAAAGGAAGGGAGGGAATTCAGTTAGGGAAGTGAGGCATGGATCAAGAGGGGGTGATATAGAGTTGTTGGGTTTGTCGCAGAAAGagattggtgatgatgatgctAGATTGGTTTACTTGAACGATCCTGTAAAGAGTAATGAGAGATACGAGTTTGCTGGTAATTCGATTCGAACTAGTAAATATTCAGTGTTTTCATTTCTTCCGAGGAATTTGTTTCGACAGTTTCATAGAGTAGCGTACATTTATTTTCTCATCATCGCTGTGCTTAATCAGCTTCCTCAGCTGGCAGTCTTCGGCCGGGGAGCTTCCATCATGCCACTTGCATTCGTGCTGTCAGTTACGGCAGTCAAGGATGCTTACGAGGATTGGAGGAGGCATAGGTCAGAtagagttgagaataatagattAGCTTGGGTTTTAGTTGATGATGAATTTCGAcaaaagaaatggaaggatatTCAGGTTGGTGAGATACTCAAGATTCAGGCTAATGAAACCTTTCCTTGTGATATTGTACTTCTCTCAACTAGTGAGCCAACTGGGGTTGCTTTTGTGCAGACTGTAAATTTGGATGGAGAATCGAATTTGAAGACTCGGTATGCAAAGCAAGAGACCATTTCAAAGATTCCTGGAGAGGAAATGATTAATGGGTTGATTAAGTGCGAGATGCCTAATAGAAACATATATGGATTTCAGGCAAACATGGAAGTTGACGGGAAAAGATTGTCACTTGGGCCCTCGAACATTCTTCTTCGTGGTTGTGAGCTCAAGAATACTGCTTGGGCAATTGGAGTTGCTGTTTATTGTGGCCGTGAAACCAAGGCCATGCTTAACAGCTCAGGAGCTCCATCTAAAAGGAGCCAGCTTGAGACACATATGAACTTTGAGACCATCATACTCTCTCTGTTCCTTACTTTTTTGTGTAGTGTTGTTTCTATATGCGCTGCTGTGTGGTTAAGGCGCCGTAAGGATGAGTTAGATATCTTGCCTTTTTATAGGAGAAAGGACTTTGCACACGGGGCTCCAcagaattttaattattatggatGGGGGTTGGAGATATTTTTTACATTCCTCATGTCAGTTATTGTATTCCAAATCATGATCCCTATTTCTTTGTACATTTCCATGGAGCTTGTCCGTGTTGGTCAGGCTTATTTTATGATTCGAGATATGCTACTGTATGACGAGGAGTCAAATTCAAGATTTCAGTGCCGGtctttaaatattaatgagGACTTGGGGCAAATAAAGTATGTTTTCTCTGACAAAACTGGCACTCTTACTGAGAACAAGATGGAATTTCAACGTGCGAGCATATGGGGAGTAGATTACAGTGATGGGAGAACCGTTTCACGAAATGATCCTGTTCAAG CAGTGGATGGGAACATTTTGCAGCCAAAGATGGAGGTGAAGGTTGACCCTCAGCTTCTAGAGTTATCAAGAAGTGGAAAGGATACGAAGGGAGCCAAACATGTTCATGATTTCCTCCTTGCATTGGCAGCATGTAACACAATCGTGCCTCTTGTTGTCGATGACACATCTGATTCTACAGTAAAGTTGTTGGATTACCAAGGGGAGTCTCCGGATGAGCAAGCACTCGCTTATGCTGCTGCTGCATATGGTTTTATGCTTACAGAACGAACTTCTGGTCATATAGTTATTAATATTCAAGGAGAAAGACAGAG GTTCAATGTTTTGGGTTTGCATGAGTTTGATAGTGACCGGAAGAGGATGTCGGTCATATTGGGATGCCCTGACAAGACTGTGAAAGTCTTTGTGAAAGGTGCTGACACATCCATGTTTAGTGTGATAGATAGATCTCTGAACACGAACATTATACATGCAACTGAAGCCCATCTTCAGACTTACTCCTCAATGGGATTGAGAACACTTGTTTTTGGGATCCGTGAATTGAATAATTCAGAGTTTGAGCAGTGGCACTTAGCCTTTGAGGCAGCCAGCACAGCTATAATTGGCAGGGCAGCTTTGCTTCGCAAGGTTGCTAACAATGTTGAAAACAGTCTGACCATACTCGGTGCTTCTGCTATTGAAGATAAACTGCAACAAGGGGTGCCAGAAGCCATAGAATCTTTGAGGACAGCAGGGATCAAAGCATGGGTTTTAACTGGGGACAAGCAAGAAACTGCTATATCAATTGGCTACTCCTCAAAGCTCCTGACAAGCAAAATGACCTCAATTATAATCAATAGCAACTCTAAGCAGTCTTCAAGGAAGAATTTAGAAGATGCCTTGGTTACATCTAAGAAGCTCACGATCACATCTGGGATAACACACAATACTGGGGCAAGTAATGCAGCTTCTGTGAATCCAGCGGCATTGATTATTGATGGCACCAGCCTTGTCCATATACTTGACAGTGAACTTGAAGAACTG CTCTTTGAATTAGCCAGTAAATGTTCTGTGGTTCTGTGTTGCCGAGTGGCTCCATTGCAAAAAGCTGGAATTGTTGCCCTTGTGAAGAACAGGACTCGTGACATGACACTTGCCATTGGAGATG GTGCAAATGATGTCTCAATGATCCAAATGGCCGATGTTGGAGTTGGCATTAGTGGGCGAGAGGGTCAGCAAGCAGTAATGGCATCAGATTTTGCAATGGGGCAGTTCAGATTCTTAGTTCCACTTTTATTGGTCCATGGACATTGGAATTACCAGCGGATGGGATATATGATACTATATAATTTTTACAGGAATGCagtgtttgttcttgttttgttttg GTATGTAATCTTTACTTCTTTCACTTTGACGACTGCAATCACTGAGTGGAGCAGCATGTTGTATTCTATTATCTACACAGCATTGCCTACCATTGTAGTTGGTATTCTTGACAAGGACCTAAGTAGAAGGACTCTCCTAAAGTATCCCCAGCTTTATGGAGCAGGGCACAGACAAGAGGCCTACAACTCTAAGTTGTTTTGGCTGACAATGATCGACACCTTGTGGCAGAGTGTGGCTGTCTTTTCCATCCCTCTCTTTGCATACTGGGCCAGCAGCATTGACGGATCAAGTATAGGAGATCTGTGGACGCTTGCAGTGGTCATTTTGGTTAATTTGCACCTGGCCATGGACATCTTCCGGTGGAGTTGGATTACTCATGCAGTTATATGGGGATCTATAATTGCAACTTTCATTTGTGTCATTGTCATTGATGCTGTGCCTATTTTCACTGGTTACTG GGCCATCTTCCATGTTGCAAAGACAGAATTGTTTTGGTTGTGCTTACTCGCTATAGTTTTAGCAGCTCTGATTCCTCGATACGTTGTAAAATTGCTGTATCAGTACTATAGTCCTTGTGATATTCAGATTGCAAGAGAAGCTGAGAAGTTTGGGAGTCCAAGGGAGTCGCGGAAtacaaaaatagaaacaaatccGATATTGGGATCTCCACATAGATGA